The Aethina tumida isolate Nest 87 chromosome 6, icAetTumi1.1, whole genome shotgun sequence nucleotide sequence tattttttaaaaatttttaataacctttGTTGCTAGTTCTCCTCTTTTGTATTTGTTGAAAGACAAATaccaattcatatttttattgttgatgGAGGCAAACTTATGTGTGAAAACTTGTCATATTTAAGCTtcatttgttcatttttctaaattttggttatttctttaaaagtttgaataatttttattgtcctTTTCCTTTTTCTATTGAAAGACAAATTCATTTCTTGCTTTTATTGTTGGTGAAGCCAAAATTAAGTGTGAAAACTTGTTACTTTTGAGTGtcacttctttatttttctaaattttggttattttttaaaaatttttaataacctttGTTGCTAGTTCTCCTCTTTTGTATTTGTTGAAAGACAAATaccaattcatatttttattgttggtgGAGGCAAACTTATGTGTGAAAACTTGTCATATTTAAGCTTCACTTgttcatttttctaaattttggttatttctttaaaagtttgaataatttttgtagcCCTTTTCCTTTTTCTATTGAAAGACAAATTCATTTCTTGCTTTTATTGTTGGTGAAGGCAAAATTAAGTGTGAAAACTTGTTACTTTTGAGTGtcacttctttatttttctaaattttggttattttttaaaaatttttaataacctttGTTGCTAGTTCTCCTCTTTTGTATTTGTTGAAAGACAAATaccaattcatatttttattgttggtgGAGGCAAACTTATGTGTGAAAACTTGTCATATTTAAGCTTCACTtgttcatttttcaaaattttggttatttctttaaaagtttgaataatttttgttgtccttttccttttctattGAAAGACAAATTCATTTCTTGCTTTTATTGTTGGTGAAGGCAAAATTAAGTGTGAAAACTTGTTACTTTTGAGTGtcacttctttatttttctaaatattggttattttttaaaaatttttaataacctttGTTGCTAGTTCTCCTCTTTTGTATTTGTTGCAAGACAAATaccaattcatatttttattgttggtgGAGGCAAACTTATGTGTGAAAACTTGTCATATTTAAGCTTCACTTgttcatttttctaaattttggttatttctttaaaagtttgaataatttttgtagtcCTTTTCCTTTTTCTATTGAAAGACAAATTCATTTCTTGCTTTTATTGTTGGTGAAGGCAAAATTAAGTGTGAAAACTTGTTACTTTTGAGTGTCACTTCTttatgtttctaaattttggttattttttaaaaatttttaataacctttGTTGCTAGTTCTCCTCTTTTGTATTTGTTGAAAGACAAATacgaattcatatttttattgttggtgGAGGCAAACTTATGTGTGAAAACTTGTCATATTTAAgcttcatttattcatttttctaaattttggttatttctttaaaagtttgaataatttttgttgtccTTTTCCTTTTTCTATTGAAAGACAAATTCATTTCttgcttttatttttggtGGAGGCTAAATTAAGTGTGTTACTTTTGAGTGtcacttctttatttttctaaattttgggtattacttaaaaatttttgttgttaatttgtgGTTATTATTGATGGTTGaggcaaaaataaatgtgtaaactTGTTAATATACTTCCCATGTTGTGGCcccgtttttttttaaatcattatctATTATCTACAacgaatgaatataaatttgtgtttatgtAAATGTGGCTGAATCAATCAATAGAAGGAACAACCAGTCATTGAGCTTTATCGCCTTATCTGACGTAATatcagaataataaaatatccgctcataatattttattaatcgtataattaaataatctaatttgaGATAAGCAGTCAATAAAACAACAGTTTTTCATTGAACCATTGAATCACGGGAACAGTGGTTATAGCCggtatttacaataattacggCAAACTTTCCAAGACCGTAAACCGTCCGAATGTCTAACGGCTGAACGATTATCGACGTATTTTATTGTCGCCCGTAAAAATGCACTTGTATATACGAGTAAACGTTGCCAGTCAGCCGTCGCGTATTTAAAAACGTCTTAATGTCAACGTGGGCAATTCCCGGACCGCATTCAATCCCCGTTGCGCCGTTTTGCCCTGCAATttgtagttaataaatatcggtgacaggttaattaaaatctccGCGTTTTAATTGTGTCAATGGTTTTATAATGCACAATGCTAATTATGGTTGTGCGAGGAAAAATTGCTTACTCCCATGCCCgacataattgttataaattatctcCGTATGCATTGTCTTGTAAACATTAAACGTCGACTTTTTTCTCTCATTAAGCGAATTGCTGGCCGGTTATTAAGCAATGCGCAAATGTTATGCATGCACTCACCTGTGAATTCgctaaatttatgaaattagcGTTTGTTTTAATGTCAATCACTTTTCGTATTTAGTTGATGttgatgtatttatttaattgcgtcgtcgtaatttattttgctgGCTCGCAAGctcttttttatgtttatttttcgttTGGTCGACGTTGCAAAACACTTTTATACATGTTTTACtggaaatttgttgtttaacaaGTTCACAAGTTGCTGAAGAAGAGAATTggcaacaaaatttatttaactttttaaaaaatatccaaaattaaCGAAATTAAACAAGTGAAGCTTAAATGTGACAAGTTTCACATGCAATTTTGCCTCCATCAACAATAAAAGCCAGAAGTGAAACTgtatttcatagaaaagagGAGAAATggcaacaaaaattattcaaacttttaatagaataaccaaaatttagaaaaataaagaagtgaAGCTTAAAAGTGACaagttttcacattttattttgcctCCACCAATAAAAACTTGTCTttcaacaaatacaaaataggAGAACTgcctaaataatattcaagaaAGTGAAgcttaaaattaacaagttttcACATGCAATTTTACCTCCATCAACAATAAATGCCAGAAGTGAAACAgtatttcatagaaaagagGAGAAATggcaacaaaaattattcaaactttttaataaataacaaaaatttacgaAATTAAAGAAGTGAAGCTTAAATGTGACAAGTTTTCTCATCTAATTTTGCCTACaccaacaataaaaacttgtCTTTCAATAAACACAAAAGAGGAGAACTAtctaaataagaataaaaaagtaaagctTAAAAGTGACAAGTTTTCACATGTAATTTTTTCTCCActaacaataaaaaccaaaagtGAACCTGTCTTTTACACAAAAGAGGAGAAATggcaacaaaaattattcaaaattttaataaaataaccaaaatttggaaaaataaagaagtgaAGCTTAAAAGTGACAAGTTTTCATACTTAATTTTGCCTCCaccaacaataaaaacttgtttttcaacaaatacaAAAGAGGAGAACtgcctaaataataataaaaaagtgaagCTTAAAAGTGACAAGTTTTTACATCTAATTTTGCCTCTATCGACAATAAAAACTTATCtttcaataaatacaaaagaGGAGAACtgcctaaataataataaagaatcgAAGCttaaattaacaagttttCATATGTAATTTTGTCCCTATCAACAATGAAAGTGAGAAGTGAAGTGTTCCTTTCATTATTTTGCTAAATTTGgcttatttttcaattgtgtAATATGTCTGTGACAAGTTCACTTCCTGCTTTCAGAAAAGCACATTCAACTTCCCGGATAAAGTCGCAGCGTAAACATTCCAGCGTCCGACTCTGTCCAGCCGCATAAACGATACCGATTTAATtgtctataataaataataatttattgtctgCATTTATTGTCTGCCCACCGGTAGCGGTTGTCCCATGCGTGTATAATTAGATCGAAATCGGCGTGGTGGTCGTTTTGCGCCGAAACgggcagaaaaaaaaaacccgTTCCATTTCAGTTTTTTCCACTACATGTCGAGTCTAACGGGAAAACGCATTTTTACCGTGCCCCGAGTCATAATGGCGTTTCAAATTATCGATCacaatgtgaatgtgaatgtataaacaacattcaaccattttattttgtggtgGGGCTTGAATTTTTCGTTGTTTCGCAGGTCGGATAGCCGCAGGGGACGGCAGGTTCAACACCAATTCGGAGGTGAACATCAACACCGAGGTGAAAAGCATACCGGTGACCAAGAAGGGGGTGTACTTCGCCTTCAGAGACCAAGGGGCGTGCATTTCTCTTCTTGCCATTAAAGTGAGTCTTTGTCGAGGGTTTTTGAGGTGACTATTGAGTATTAAAACGTTGTATTTTTGTAGATTTACTACATAACATGTCCGGAGACCACCATCAACTTTGCCAAATTCCCTGCCACTCCAACAGGGAAGGAGATCACCATCATAGAACAAGCTCAAGGTACTTAAGGCCCATTTATGCAGCTATTAGTTACTAAACCAGTTGTTTTTTGTGCAGGTACTTGCGTGAGCAACGCCGAGATGGTCGGGGGAACCCCCACTTACCTGTGCAAAGGTGACGGCAAGTGGACCCTGCCCACAAACGGCTGCAAGTGCAAGGCAGGCTTTGAGCCCAACTTTGAGAAGCAAACCTGCAATGGTGAGACCCTCCAATCCCCCCAAAACTCCGTGTGTACTAATCATATTGTTTGTAGTGTGTCAACCAGAAACTTATAAGTCTGAAACCGGAGACGGACCGTGTCTTCCGTGCCCCAAGCACTCCGTGGGCAGCGAGTACGCCCTGACGGAGTGTCGGTGCGTCGACGGCTACTACAGAGCAGCCACCGACCCCAAGAACATGTCCTGCACCCGTAAGTCCTCACatctaataaacaaatttaaatttattaactaaccaCAATTTCAGAGCCGCCGTCGGAACCCTTGAACCTGACTGTCACCTTCGTGGACCAGTCGCAGGTCGCCCTCAGCTGGCTGCCGCCCGAAAACCTCGGCGGAAGGACGGACACCGTCTACAGGGTGAAATGCGACGCCTGCGTCCACGGACTGGTTCAATACACTCCGTCCTCCGTGAGTATCCAATCAATTTTGTTCGAAACTGTCGAGTTTGCTTGTAGTCCGACACTTTCATTCATGCAAATTTATCAACGAAGCATCCGCCATGTTATACATGTGTGATGATTTAAATTACGCCGGTCTATCAATGCAAATTGGTTGCGTAATTTGAAACTGATGGTTTTTTGCTCGTGCAACggtttatgaattatttaatgcaCTTTCAggctaaatttgtttttgtttgttgaaaatatctGGTAAAacatgggtaatttaatttctgtgtatttttaatatgaatttacatattttatattgttagattttaaagtttatgaaaaatatttaatataaattactttttgttgagtaaatttagaattaaattgatttacttacgactgatttatttaataacgatttaattaaataaaatgttacatttaatttcattcatttcttgtaatttatatttatttaacagtatTTCCATTTAGAAACTGTCTATCTTTCTAAAcatatataaagtaattttaataatattttcgagggatctagtaattaatttactttaaaacctGTTAAGACTAACCGtggtaattttttaggaaacctTCAACGAAACGAAAGTCTCCATCCGCGGCCTGAACGCCGTCACCACGTACCGTTTCCAGATCTTCGCCGAGAACGGAGTGTCCCATTTACTGACGCGTTCCGGCTCCAAGTACGCCGACGTGGTGGTGACCACCGAGGCCAGCGTCACCAGCAACATACCCAACGTGCGCGTCACCTCGGTGAAGAGCACCGAAATAACGTTGGCCTGGGACGCCCCCACTTTGAACGACGGCTCCGAATCCGTCGAAACCTACGAGGTCAGGTGGTACGTGAAGAACGACGCCGACCACAACGCCACCAGCATCCTCACCAGAGACCTGAAGATTACGATAACCGATTTGAATCAGAGGACGGAGTACGGGCTGCAGGTCAGGGCCAAAACTGAGAACGGATGGGGCGACTATTCgcctgttatttttaaaacgacCGGACAAGTACTTAACACAGGTACACaggttaatttttgttgtttaatacggaaactaattgaaattaattgttgcAGCTTATAGCCACGACGATGAAGGCTTTAGAATCAAGTTGGTGGCTGGAGGTATCGTCGCCATCGTTGTAATTTTAGTCGGCGTTATAGTTTTGACCGTCGTCTTCCTACGGTCGAGGTCCAACGACGAGTGCAACAAGAAACAGCCCAGTGACTGTGACACACTCGAGTACAGGAACGGAGAAGGTTAgccaagtatttaatttataataaaatatagatgaGAACTTAAGCTAATCGCACAATTAGAACAAACGAATCTGTGAGCGTCTGTAAACCCTTTTATAAATCCCaaaattttcacttttttccACGCCTCTACACAAAAATCAGGATTGGTAGTGACTTACAGTAAGTGTCCGGTGTCTTTAGATGTTGTGAATTAATGTTTGTGTTTATGTGTTACACTCCTGCACCAGTTTTTAGTTTTGCTTTTGTTTTATCCCcccgtttttgttttattttcagttcacCATACCTTAGATAATCCTCCCATTGTTACAACCCATACAaatggtaattattatttgttttacccCTCCTTTGGTTACGTCCAATCTACAACCTGATTTCTTTTAGTGACCACACCCCTGTTTACTGGAATAAGTGGCTCGTCCCGCACCTACATCGACCCCCACACCTACGAGGACCCCAACCAGGCGGTGCGGGAGTTCGCCCGCGAAATAGACGCCAGCTGCATCACCATCGAGGCGATAATCGGTGGCGGCGAGTTCGGCGACGTGTGCAAGGGCAAGTTGAAGCTGAACGGCATCGACATAGACGTCGCCATCAAGACGCTGAAGGTGGGCTCGTTGGACAAGTCCCGCAACGACTTCCTCACAGAGGCCTCGATAATGGGACAGTTCGAGCATCCCAACGTCATCTTCCTGCAGGGCGTCGTCACCAAGTCCAATCCGGTGATGATCATCACCGAGTACATGGAGAACGGCTCCCTGGACACGTTCCTGAGGGTACTACCCTAAATTTTACCCCGTGTTGAATGTAATTAACTTTGTGTTGTTGTTCATAGGCCAACGACGGTAAATTCCAAGTGATCCAGCTCACTGGCATGCTCCGGGGTATAGCCTCGGGCATGCAGTACCTGAGCGAGATGAACTACGTGCACAGGGACCTGGCGGCACGCAACGTCCTGGTCAACACGCAGCTGGTCTGCAAGATAGCCGACTTCGGCCTCAGCAGGGAGATTGAGAGCGCCACGGAAGGTGCCTACACCACCAGAGTACGTCCCCACCCCTACAATTGGAACTAAATTAATCGGTTACTGTGTTTTAGGGGGGCAAGATCCCGGTCCGGTGGACGGCGCCCGAGGCCATAGCCTTCAGGAAGTTCACGTCGGCCAGCGACGTCTGGTCCATGGGCATCGTGTGCTGGGAGGTGATGTCGTACGGCGAGAGGCCGTACTGGAACTGGTCCAACCAAGACGTGATAAAGAGCATAGAGAAGGGCTACAGATTGCCGGCGCCGATGGACTGTCCCGAGGCAATATATCAACTGATGCTGGACTGCTGGCAGAAGGAGCGCACCCACAGACCGACCTTCCAGTCGATAGTCAAAACgttagataaattaatacgCGTGCCCGACACCCTGAGGAAGATCGCCCAGAACCGGTACGTATTGTGACTAATCCAGCATGCTCTTCGCCTAGCTCGACGCCACGCCGCTCACCTAACACGCATTTCCACTCATTGTACGCCTTATTTTAGCTCACGCTACCTGTACACTGCCAAGAACCCGTGGGGTGGCCATGACGTGCGACTGTCAGACCTGTCGTCGCGTCCAAACCCTTCGCAAAACGTTTACTTTAATTCCCTGCAACGTAGACCTAAGTACACGCCGAATATAGTTGAGGCGCAGCCGTACAACGCGTACGGCTTGCCCGACATCATACGGTACGACGCCAACGACTACCTGAACTCCGTGGTGAGTCAGGAGTTGAAGCGTCGCTTCAGCAGCTTACTAAACATTAGAGAGGAGACTAAAATGTACAACGAACAGTTCGATCACCAGATGAAAGAGCTGAACACCGACTCGTGGATACGGGCGCACAACCGCCACAACCAGGACGAGCTAAATGCCCAACTTAAACAGTACTACACCAGAAACGCCCCCCCTAACTTCTTCGACGACATGGGGGGGTTCGATGGCGATGAACGTGGCTACCACCACCATCACCAACAGCCCCAAGTTAACCTATACGAGTACATGCAAAGTCAGTCGTCCTCCGAGTGCTTGGAACAGAGGTTCCAGCACCCGGGTGGCTACCCGCTGGGTGGCATAGACGAGAAGCACGAGTTCTCGAATAATTTTGAGGAGGAGTTTGGGGACGGCGACACGTCTGACAGGCGCAGGGAAGACGAACGGACACTGGGGCAAGACAGGGCCTGGGTTCACTTTAACAATCTCTAAACACACGCTTCACACCTCCTAcacacgcacacacacacgctgttgttgttgtttatttttggttgCAAGGTACGCTTTATTTTCCTGATTAACGTGCATGCTTTTTCATTGTTTCCTTTCATTTCACTTGTGGTCATtttttgaagtggataattgGGGTTTGCCTAATTAACTTATGTCAGTAATTTATGGAGAACGGATTTATTTACTTCAACCATTTTTGTAAttcattttgaacattttgaaatttcactGCCTATATTTaaactcaataatttttgggttattaatttttttccaaaaattttcacAGATTAATGGCCTAACTAAAATGGCTGTAAAGTcatcaattttgatgctgaaaagttcatttttggcatacacaTTAACCAAGAATCATCCTATAAGGAGTCATTATTAGTACtccaataatttatacagggtgttcattatttacatttaattttgtgcatcttaaaacatcaatgactttgtaattttcaatggaacaccatgtatattttagcataattaaattgaacatgAAAAAATCTTTCGATTGGAATAAGTATTCTCTatactgaaattaatattaacagaaacattgccaaaaatgtaatataatgttATCAAACCaagatgtacaaaattaaacctaAATACAGAACACccagtataaaatttggaaatactAATAACGGTTCCTTATAGATTGGTCTTTATTTAGCCTGTATGACAAAAATGAGCTTTCCATCTTCAAAATTAGTagttttacaaacattttagttagaccattaactattttatttgcaattatatgtacaatttaaaaaaccaaaaatatacagggtattctatagaaaataacaaagttgatgtcacttcCGGCGAAACCggtaatgaaattttgtacaaaataatttaaaaaggtaGTCCAAGTCTTTTTTTCCGTTCCCCATAAACttgtaaagaataaattatattatcaccctgctgatatttaaataactcaaTTATCCACGTCAAAAGACAGGAACAGTGAATGTGCCTCAAATATTGACGTTTTTCATTGCTGGCACAGATCGACGAACCCGCTGTCGGCCGACGCGCCCGACCTGACCAACTTCTCGTCGGTGGAGGAGTGGCTGAACTCCATAAAGATGGCCAGGTACCTGGAGAACTTCCACCAGGGCGGCATCAACAACATGGACGCGGTGGTCAACCTGACCGTCAAGGAGCTGACGGAGCTGGGCATCACGCTGGTCGGCCACCAGAAGAAGATCATGAACTCGGTCCAGAACATCCGCGCCCAAATTAGGGTGAACGGCACGGAAGGTTTTCTAGTGTAAACGTTACCCAATTCcagttacaatttaaattcaactaGAGGAACGTGCGGATCGATCTCTTTCACAATCACGGGGACGCAGTGACTTAATTTTTACGTCTTACGTTTCGGAACGGggctttatttatttggtaacCGAACAAAACGAACATAATCAAAATGGATCCGCTGTGCTCGCTAA carries:
- the LOC109605200 gene encoding ephrin type-A receptor 4 isoform X1 translates to MGLWARFLPLLALTIWRTFAEQVVLLDTTGEASLDWTRYPYGPQANTPGWVEESFTNFQKGINWRSYVVCDVAYNNVNNWLWTPFIDRGVANRIYIEIKFTIRDCSLFPGNALSCKETFSLLYYEFDAATREPPPWDAERYKLIGRIAAGDGRFNTNSEVNINTEVKSIPVTKKGVYFAFRDQGACISLLAIKIYYITCPETTINFAKFPATPTGKEITIIEQAQGTCVSNAEMVGGTPTYLCKGDGKWTLPTNGCKCKAGFEPNFEKQTCNVCQPETYKSETGDGPCLPCPKHSVGSEYALTECRCVDGYYRAATDPKNMSCTQPPSEPLNLTVTFVDQSQVALSWLPPENLGGRTDTVYRVKCDACVHGLVQYTPSSETFNETKVSIRGLNAVTTYRFQIFAENGVSHLLTRSGSKYADVVVTTEASVTSNIPNVRVTSVKSTEITLAWDAPTLNDGSESVETYEVRWYVKNDADHNATSILTRDLKITITDLNQRTEYGLQVRAKTENGWGDYSPVIFKTTGQVLNTAYSHDDEGFRIKLVAGGIVAIVVILVGVIVLTVVFLRSRSNDECNKKQPSDCDTLEYRNGEVHHTLDNPPIVTTHTNVTTPLFTGISGSSRTYIDPHTYEDPNQAVREFAREIDASCITIEAIIGGGEFGDVCKGKLKLNGIDIDVAIKTLKVGSLDKSRNDFLTEASIMGQFEHPNVIFLQGVVTKSNPVMIITEYMENGSLDTFLRANDGKFQVIQLTGMLRGIASGMQYLSEMNYVHRDLAARNVLVNTQLVCKIADFGLSREIESATEGAYTTRGGKIPVRWTAPEAIAFRKFTSASDVWSMGIVCWEVMSYGERPYWNWSNQDVIKSIEKGYRLPAPMDCPEAIYQLMLDCWQKERTHRPTFQSIVKTLDKLIRVPDTLRKIAQNRSRYLYTAKNPWGGHDVRLSDLSSRPNPSQNVYFNSLQRRPKYTPNIVEAQPYNAYGLPDIIRYDANDYLNSVVSQELKRRFSSLLNIREETKMYNEQFDHQMKELNTDSWIRAHNRHNQDELNAQLKQYYTRNAPPNFFDDMGGFDGDERGYHHHHQQPQVNLYEYMQSQSSSECLEQRFQHPGGYPLGGIDEKHEFSNNFEEEFGDGDTSDRRREDERTLGQDRAWVHFNNL
- the LOC109605200 gene encoding ephrin type-B receptor 1-B isoform X3; the protein is MGLWARFLPLLALTIWRTFAEQVVLLDTTGEASLDWTRYPYGPQANTPGWVEESFTNFQKGINWRSYVVCDVAYNNVNNWLWTPFIDRGVANRIYIEIKFTIRDCSLFPGNALSCKETFSLLYYEFDAATREPPPWDAERYKLIGRIAAGDGRFNTNSEVNINTEVKSIPVTKKGVYFAFRDQGACISLLAIKIYYITCPETTINFAKFPATPTGKEITIIEQAQGTCVSNAEMVGGTPTYLCKGDGKWTLPTNGCKCKAGFEPNFEKQTCNVCQPETYKSETGDGPCLPCPKHSVGSEYALTECRCVDGYYRAATDPKNMSCTQPPSEPLNLTVTFVDQSQVALSWLPPENLGGRTDTVYRVKCDACVHGLVQYTPSSETFNETKVSIRGLNAVTTYRFQIFAENGVSHLLTRSGSKYADVVVTTEASVTSNIPNVRVTSVKSTEITLAWDAPTLNDGSESVETYEVRWYVKNDADHNATSILTRDLKITITDLNQRTEYGLQVRAKTENGWGDYSPVIFKTTGQVLNTAYSHDDEGFRIKLVAGGIVAIVVILVGVIVLTVVFLRSRSNDECNKKQPSDCDTLEYRNGEVHHTLDNPPIVTTHTNVTTPLFTGISGSSRTYIDPHTYEDPNQAVREFAREIDASCITIEAIIGGGEFGDVCKGKLKLNGIDIDVAIKTLKVGSLDKSRNDFLTEASIMGQFEHPNVIFLQGVVTKSNPVMIITEYMENGSLDTFLRANDGKFQVIQLTGMLRGIASGMQYLSEMNYVHRDLAARNVLVNTQLVCKIADFGLSREIESATEGAYTTRGGKIPVRWTAPEAIAFRKFTSASDVWSMGIVCWEVMSYGERPYWNWSNQDVIKSIEKGYRLPAPMDCPEAIYQLMLDCWQKERTHRPTFQSIVKTLDKLIRVPDTLRKIAQNRSTNPLSADAPDLTNFSSVEEWLNSIKMARYLENFHQGGINNMDAVVNLTVKELTELGITLVGHQKKIMNSVQNIRAQIRVNGTEGFLV
- the LOC109605200 gene encoding ephrin type-B receptor 1-B isoform X4 — encoded protein: MGLWARFLPLLALTIWRTFAEQVVLLDTTGEASLDWTRYPYGPQANTPGWVEESFTNFQKGINWRSYVVCDVAYNNVNNWLWTPFIDRGVANRIYIEIKFTIRDCSLFPGNALSCKETFSLLYYEFDAATREPPPWDAERYKLIGRIAAGDGRFNTNSEVNINTEVKSIPVTKKGVYFAFRDQGACISLLAIKIYYITCPETTINFAKFPATPTGKEITIIEQAQGTCVSNAEMVGGTPTYLCKGDGKWTLPTNGCKCKAGFEPNFEKQTCNVCQPETYKSETGDGPCLPCPKHSVGSEYALTECRCVDGYYRAATDPKNMSCTQPPSEPLNLTVTFVDQSQVALSWLPPENLGGRTDTVYRVKCDACVHGLVQYTPSSETFNETKVSIRGLNAVTTYRFQIFAENGVSHLLTRSGSKYADVVVTTEASVTSNIPNVRVTSVKSTEITLAWDAPTLNDGSESVETYEVRWYVKNDADHNATSILTRDLKITITDLNQRTEYGLQVRAKTENGWGDYSPVIFKTTGQVLNTAYSHDDEGFRIKLVAGGIVAIVVILVGVIVLTVVFLRSRSNDECNKKQPSDCDTLEYRNGEVTTPLFTGISGSSRTYIDPHTYEDPNQAVREFAREIDASCITIEAIIGGGEFGDVCKGKLKLNGIDIDVAIKTLKVGSLDKSRNDFLTEASIMGQFEHPNVIFLQGVVTKSNPVMIITEYMENGSLDTFLRANDGKFQVIQLTGMLRGIASGMQYLSEMNYVHRDLAARNVLVNTQLVCKIADFGLSREIESATEGAYTTRGGKIPVRWTAPEAIAFRKFTSASDVWSMGIVCWEVMSYGERPYWNWSNQDVIKSIEKGYRLPAPMDCPEAIYQLMLDCWQKERTHRPTFQSIVKTLDKLIRVPDTLRKIAQNRSTNPLSADAPDLTNFSSVEEWLNSIKMARYLENFHQGGINNMDAVVNLTVKELTELGITLVGHQKKIMNSVQNIRAQIRVNGTEGFLV
- the LOC109605200 gene encoding ephrin type-A receptor 4 isoform X2; its protein translation is MGLWARFLPLLALTIWRTFAEQVVLLDTTGEASLDWTRYPYGPQANTPGWVEESFTNFQKGINWRSYVVCDVAYNNVNNWLWTPFIDRGVANRIYIEIKFTIRDCSLFPGNALSCKETFSLLYYEFDAATREPPPWDAERYKLIGRIAAGDGRFNTNSEVNINTEVKSIPVTKKGVYFAFRDQGACISLLAIKIYYITCPETTINFAKFPATPTGKEITIIEQAQGTCVSNAEMVGGTPTYLCKGDGKWTLPTNGCKCKAGFEPNFEKQTCNVCQPETYKSETGDGPCLPCPKHSVGSEYALTECRCVDGYYRAATDPKNMSCTQPPSEPLNLTVTFVDQSQVALSWLPPENLGGRTDTVYRVKCDACVHGLVQYTPSSETFNETKVSIRGLNAVTTYRFQIFAENGVSHLLTRSGSKYADVVVTTEASVTSNIPNVRVTSVKSTEITLAWDAPTLNDGSESVETYEVRWYVKNDADHNATSILTRDLKITITDLNQRTEYGLQVRAKTENGWGDYSPVIFKTTGQVLNTAYSHDDEGFRIKLVAGGIVAIVVILVGVIVLTVVFLRSRSNDECNKKQPSDCDTLEYRNGEVTTPLFTGISGSSRTYIDPHTYEDPNQAVREFAREIDASCITIEAIIGGGEFGDVCKGKLKLNGIDIDVAIKTLKVGSLDKSRNDFLTEASIMGQFEHPNVIFLQGVVTKSNPVMIITEYMENGSLDTFLRANDGKFQVIQLTGMLRGIASGMQYLSEMNYVHRDLAARNVLVNTQLVCKIADFGLSREIESATEGAYTTRGGKIPVRWTAPEAIAFRKFTSASDVWSMGIVCWEVMSYGERPYWNWSNQDVIKSIEKGYRLPAPMDCPEAIYQLMLDCWQKERTHRPTFQSIVKTLDKLIRVPDTLRKIAQNRSRYLYTAKNPWGGHDVRLSDLSSRPNPSQNVYFNSLQRRPKYTPNIVEAQPYNAYGLPDIIRYDANDYLNSVVSQELKRRFSSLLNIREETKMYNEQFDHQMKELNTDSWIRAHNRHNQDELNAQLKQYYTRNAPPNFFDDMGGFDGDERGYHHHHQQPQVNLYEYMQSQSSSECLEQRFQHPGGYPLGGIDEKHEFSNNFEEEFGDGDTSDRRREDERTLGQDRAWVHFNNL